In Zobellia roscoffensis, the following are encoded in one genomic region:
- a CDS encoding lycopene cyclase family protein: protein MNLYRIATFEMVTILYLHLENTTYFDYIIIGAGAAGLMLADAMVKDDFFSSKSILLLDKDSKLLNDRTWCFWEKGEGKFDSIVSKKWDHIYFAGQKFTKTYAIAPYSYKMVRGVDFYKTYLGRLKDHPNLTFLQEAVVNVTDNHSSVTVETTSNNYSAAKVFNSIFDYKMATHQKKYPVLQQHFLGWTVKTEKPVFDLDQVTYMDFSIPQKGNTRFMYILPFSKKEALVEYTLFSADLLPKKAYKNALDTYVKNDLQCGAYEITETEQGSIPMTSYDFSEHHTENIRYIGTAGGWAKPSTGYTFMSTAKKVPVLIDYLKTVKPLNKLSFKNRFWFYDLLFLDVLDKNNHQGHQIFESLFNKCEPQLIFKFLDEETNILEDLKFISACPTMPFTKALLNRFF from the coding sequence ATGAACTTGTATAGAATCGCTACTTTTGAAATGGTAACGATTCTATACTTGCATTTGGAAAACACAACTTATTTTGATTACATAATTATCGGCGCGGGAGCTGCAGGCTTAATGCTTGCGGATGCCATGGTTAAAGATGATTTTTTTTCGAGTAAATCGATTTTGTTACTTGACAAGGATTCAAAATTATTAAACGACCGCACATGGTGCTTTTGGGAAAAAGGGGAAGGTAAATTTGACTCCATCGTTTCAAAAAAATGGGATCACATTTATTTTGCCGGACAAAAATTCACCAAAACGTATGCTATTGCCCCATATTCATACAAAATGGTCCGAGGAGTAGATTTTTACAAAACTTATTTGGGACGATTAAAAGACCACCCGAATCTTACTTTTCTTCAGGAAGCCGTTGTAAATGTTACTGATAATCACTCTTCCGTAACCGTAGAAACCACCAGCAACAACTATTCGGCAGCAAAAGTCTTCAATAGTATCTTCGACTACAAAATGGCGACCCACCAGAAAAAATATCCTGTGTTACAACAGCATTTTTTAGGATGGACCGTAAAGACCGAAAAACCTGTATTCGATCTAGATCAAGTTACATACATGGATTTTTCAATTCCACAAAAGGGAAACACCCGTTTCATGTACATTCTACCTTTTTCTAAAAAAGAAGCCTTAGTAGAATACACCCTCTTTTCCGCAGATCTTTTGCCGAAAAAAGCATATAAAAATGCTTTGGATACGTATGTAAAGAACGATTTACAATGTGGTGCTTATGAAATTACTGAAACGGAACAAGGCAGCATACCTATGACCAGTTATGATTTTAGCGAACATCATACAGAAAATATACGATACATTGGCACTGCTGGCGGCTGGGCAAAACCCAGTACAGGGTACACTTTTATGAGCACGGCCAAGAAAGTCCCTGTATTAATTGATTATCTAAAAACTGTAAAACCCTTAAACAAATTAAGCTTTAAAAATAGATTTTGGTTTTATGATCTGCTCTTTCTAGATGTATTGGATAAAAACAATCACCAAGGGCATCAAATTTTTGAATCGCTTTTTAACAAATGTGAGCCTCAATTGATTTTTAAATTTCTAGATGAAGAAACTAACATTTTAGAGGACCTAAAATTTATTTCTGCCTGCCCTACTATGCCTTTTACAAAAGCACTTTTAAACAGGTTTTTTTAA
- a CDS encoding polyprenyl synthetase family protein, translated as MHSIEFYRSEFISFLEQKAIKKEPENLYAPITYILGLGGKRLRPVLTLLSAEIFETDYKKALDAALAVETFHNFSLVHDDIMDDAPLRRGQSTVHEKWDINTGILSGDAMLITAYQLFENYDGETFKNLAKLFSKTALEVCEGQQYDIDFEERDDVTLPEYLKMIEYKTAVLVAAALQMGAIIANASEKEQTEIYNFGLNLGIAFQLQDDYLDAFGDPKTFGKQVGGDIIENKKTYLYLNALELGSSVQNKELLDMYSIQPKDPSAKIEIIKEIFVESGSAKHTQKAIEDYTQRAFELLKTLNISEDKKKILHDFGEGLMRRRV; from the coding sequence ATGCATTCCATCGAATTTTATCGTTCTGAGTTTATCTCGTTTTTAGAGCAAAAGGCAATTAAAAAAGAGCCCGAAAACCTATATGCCCCTATTACTTATATACTGGGGTTGGGCGGTAAACGATTGCGTCCGGTTCTTACCCTATTATCTGCCGAGATATTTGAAACCGATTATAAGAAAGCTTTAGACGCAGCTTTGGCGGTAGAGACTTTTCATAATTTCTCTTTGGTTCATGATGATATTATGGATGACGCACCTTTGCGTAGGGGGCAATCAACAGTTCATGAAAAATGGGATATTAATACAGGTATCCTTTCTGGAGATGCTATGCTTATTACGGCATATCAGTTATTTGAAAACTATGACGGTGAAACTTTTAAAAATTTAGCTAAACTTTTTAGTAAAACGGCTCTGGAGGTTTGTGAAGGTCAGCAATATGATATTGATTTTGAGGAAAGAGATGATGTTACTTTGCCGGAATATCTAAAAATGATTGAATACAAAACAGCGGTTCTTGTTGCTGCCGCTCTGCAAATGGGCGCTATTATTGCCAATGCTTCTGAAAAAGAGCAAACGGAGATTTATAATTTTGGATTGAATTTAGGAATTGCTTTTCAACTTCAAGATGATTATTTAGATGCGTTTGGAGACCCTAAAACCTTTGGGAAGCAGGTGGGCGGTGATATCATTGAGAATAAAAAAACGTATTTGTATTTGAATGCCTTAGAACTGGGGTCTTCTGTGCAAAATAAAGAATTGTTGGATATGTATTCCATTCAGCCCAAAGACCCTTCTGCTAAAATTGAAATAATAAAAGAGATTTTTGTTGAAAGCGGTTCTGCAAAACATACGCAAAAGGCAATTGAGGATTATACACAACGTGCTTTTGAATTACTGAAAACACTAAATATTTCTGAGGATAAGAAGAAAATTCTACATGACTTTGGCGAAGGATTAATGCGCAGAAGAGTTTAA
- a CDS encoding RNA polymerase sigma factor, translating into MTSETENYNNLKTFFDEEYRSLKAYAKSRIDDATDRDADDIVQDVALKLFSRSDSALPITNIAGFVYHSIRNKIVDLMRTEKPGISLEDEIENKLIEFSELLYGKSDNSYSDEMTSELKKAIANLKPNYRNIIAAIDFEGYTYQELSNESGIPQGTLMSRRHRALAILLKELEIKKQISN; encoded by the coding sequence ATGACTTCGGAAACCGAAAATTATAATAACCTAAAAACCTTCTTTGACGAAGAGTATCGTTCGCTAAAGGCTTATGCAAAATCTAGAATAGATGATGCAACCGATAGGGATGCAGATGATATTGTTCAAGACGTAGCGTTAAAGTTATTTTCCAGGTCAGACAGTGCATTACCCATTACAAACATTGCAGGGTTCGTATACCACTCTATTCGAAATAAAATTGTGGATTTAATGCGAACGGAAAAACCGGGAATAAGCCTAGAAGATGAAATTGAAAACAAATTGATAGAATTTTCCGAGCTGCTTTATGGTAAATCTGACAACTCATATTCCGATGAAATGACGAGCGAACTAAAAAAAGCCATTGCTAATCTAAAACCGAACTACCGCAATATTATTGCAGCTATTGATTTTGAAGGCTACACCTATCAAGAGTTATCTAACGAAAGCGGCATACCACAAGGCACATTAATGTCCAGAAGACATAGGGCCCTAGCTATACTTCTAAAAGAACTAGAAATAAAAAAACAAATAAGTAATTAA
- a CDS encoding TetR/AcrR family transcriptional regulator translates to MKEKILDKATDMFLTYGFKSVTMDDLANEMGISKKTIYTHFENKTKLVENCMDHLSQNIITGITQICALNKNPIEEIYEIKKFVMVNLKDEKSSPQYQLQKYYPKIHKTITQRQFEHMQQCVTDNIHRGVNQGYYRDNLNIGFISRIYYSGVTSIKDPQLFPLEKFPIKPLMDDYLEYHIRGIVTPKGRKVLNEIINSNYE, encoded by the coding sequence ATGAAAGAAAAAATTTTAGACAAGGCAACAGATATGTTCTTAACCTACGGGTTTAAGAGCGTTACAATGGATGATTTGGCCAATGAAATGGGTATATCCAAGAAAACGATATATACTCATTTTGAGAACAAAACGAAATTGGTGGAAAATTGTATGGACCACCTCTCGCAAAATATAATTACAGGAATCACCCAGATATGTGCGTTAAACAAAAACCCAATAGAAGAGATTTATGAGATAAAGAAATTTGTCATGGTAAACTTAAAGGACGAGAAATCATCTCCACAGTATCAATTACAAAAATATTACCCAAAAATTCACAAAACCATTACTCAACGTCAATTTGAGCATATGCAACAATGTGTGACGGATAACATACATAGAGGAGTAAACCAGGGCTACTACCGTGATAATTTAAATATTGGCTTTATCTCGCGCATATACTATTCTGGGGTTACAAGTATAAAAGACCCTCAACTTTTTCCTCTGGAAAAGTTTCCAATAAAACCCTTAATGGATGATTATCTAGAATACCATATTCGGGGTATTGTGACCCCAAAAGGAAGAAAAGTGTTAAATGAAATTATCAATTCAAATTACGAATAA